A window from Citrus sinensis cultivar Valencia sweet orange chromosome 3, DVS_A1.0, whole genome shotgun sequence encodes these proteins:
- the LOC102616497 gene encoding uncharacterized protein LOC102616497: MLYLLYQQNIIIIAMEFWRICSLLFLLAFTIIEGFDHVNAVDADNYLSAVGDPGMRRDGLRVAIESWNQCNEVGEEAINMGSPRMADCFDIDHSTAPVTLNHLVDEKDNRLGILNGTYGGIKAHSVDKYAAKKEIYLGKKCQVKDKPGPWQFWMVMLKSGNTDTYASRCPSNGHKVGPFPPENRFPCFGDGCMNMPLMHHEYTSVHGKHGKILKGSFYGTWDLDANVTDGVVPCNGTSYYSVTWNKRIGKESWLFHHVLKTSKKYPWLMLYLRSDATTGFSGGYHYQTRGMMKIIPKSPNFKVRFTLDIKQGGGPSSQFYLMDIGSCWKNNGKPCDGDVTTDVTRYSEMIINPEIEAWCKPDDLRLCPPHHTFPNGTRVHRNDTENFPYDAYHVYCTPGNAEHPEEPFNYCDEYSNPQPQEILQIVPHPVWGDYGYPTKKGEGWIGDPRTWELDVGRLSQSLYFYQDPSSKPVERHWSSIDLGTEIYVSENQVAEWTVSDFDVIVPENNH; encoded by the exons ATGCTTTATCTATTAtatcaacaaaatattatcatCATAGCCATGGAGTTTTGGAGAATTTGTagcttattatttttacttgctTTTACTATTATAGAAGGATTTGATCATGTGAATGCTGTTGATgctgataattatttatcagcCGTTGGTGATCCAGGGATGAGAAGAGATGGTCTTAGAGTTGCAATTGAGTCATGGAATCAATGCAATGAGGTTGGTGAAGAAGCCATCAATATGGGAAGCCCCAGAATGGCTGATTGCTTTGACATTGATCATTCTACAGCCCCAG TCACATTGAATCACTTGGTGGATGAGAAAGACAACAGGCTTGGCATATTAAACGGTACCTATGGCGGAATCAAGGCTCATAGTGTCGATAAGTATGCtgccaaaaaagaaatctactTGGGCAAAAAATGCCAAGTGAAAGACAAGCCAGGTCCATGGCAATTCTGGATGGTAATGCTCAAGAGTGGCAACACAGACACATATGCATCAAGATGCCCCTCCAATGGCCACAAAGTAGGCCCATTTCCGCCTGAAAATCGGTTTCCGTGCTTCGGCGATGGCTGCATGAACATGCCCTTGATGCACCATGAGTACACCAGTGTCCATGGGAAGCATGGAAAAATCCTGAAGGGAAGTTTTTATGGGACATGGGATTTGGATGCTAATGTTACTGATGGAGTAGTGCCTTGTAATGGCACTTCTTATTATAGTGTCACTTGGAATAAGagaattggaaaagaaagCTGGCTTTTTCACCATGTGTTGAAGACATCAAAAAAATATCCTTGGTTAATGTTGTATTTACGATCTGATGCCACTACTGGATTCTCCGGAGGGTACCATTACCAAACAAGAGGCATGATGAAAATA ATTCCCAAGTCACCTAATTTCAAGGTAAGGTTTACATTGGACATAAAGCAAGGAGGGGGACCAAGTAGCCAATTCTATCTCATGGACATTGGAAGCTGCTGGAAAAACAATGGCAAGCCCTGTGATGGAGATGTGACTACGGATGTTACGCGGTACAGCGAAATGATCATAAATCCTGAAATAGAAGCCTGGTGCAAACCTGACGATCTCCGACTGTGTCCGCCACACCACACGTTTCCCAATGGCACCCGTGTTCATCGAAACGACACTGAAAATTTCCCATATGATGCTTACCATGTTTATTGTACTCCAGGAAATGCTGAACATCCTGAGGAGCCATTCAATTATTGTGACGAATACAGCAATCCTCAGCCTCAGGAAATCCTGCAGATTGTGCCACATCCTGTTTGGGGCGATTACGGGTATCCGACGAAGAAGGGTGAGGGCTGGATTGGTGATCCGAGGACTTGGGAGCTTGATGTTGGAAGATTGTCACAGTCGCTTTACTTTTATCAGGATCCTAGCTCTAAACCTGTGGAGAGACACTGGTCATCAATTGATTTGGGAACTGAAATTTATGTTAGTGAAAATCAGGTGGCAGAATGGACAGTCAGTGATTTTGATGTTATTGTTCCAGAAAATAATCACTAG
- the LOC102615143 gene encoding mitogen-activated protein kinase 19 isoform X1, which translates to MQQDQTKKELKDKDFFTEYGDANRYKILEVIGKGSYGVVCAAIDTHTGEKVAIKKIHDVFEHISDAIRILREVKLLRLLRHPDIVEIKRIMLPPSKREFKDIYVVFELMESDLHQVIKANDDLTREHHQFFLYQMLRALKYMHTANVYHRDLKPKNILANANCKLKVCDFGLARVAFSDTPMTVFWTDYVATRWYRAPELCGSFFSKYTPAIDIWSIGCIFAEVLTGKPLFPGKSVVHQLDLITDLLGTPSPETIAVVRNEKARKYLTEMRKKPPVPLFQKFPNVDPLALRLLQRLIAFDPKDRPTAEEALADPYFKGLAKIEREPSCQPISKLEFEFERRRVTKDDIRELIYREILEYHPQLLKDYINGTEGTNFLYPSAIGQFRKQFAYLEENGGRSGPVIPPERKHVSLPRSTVHSGTTPPIVQHNAASSESQQMTEDTSRNFRVTDEISGNHSKFPRPPPRVPAAKPGRVVGSVMPYENGRNIKDTYDARMFYRNAVLPPQNVSPHCFFRTNTINQEKSGLESGRGSSHVKPEPTQHNPAAKPAHGLPVDVNMNPYYQPQAKVDQLNERIAIDAKLLQAQSQFGAAAVAVAAHRNVGTVQYGLS; encoded by the exons ATGCAGCAAGATCAGACAAAGAAG GAACTGAAAGACAAGGACTTTTTCACTGAGTATGGTGATGCTAACAGATACAAGATTCTGGAAGTTATTGGGAAGGGAAGCTATGGAGTTGTTTGTGCTGCTATTGACACGCATACTGGGGAGAAAGTTGCTATAAAGAAGATACATGATGTTTTCGAGCATATTTCTGATGCAATTCGGATCCTGCGTGAAGTCAAGTTGCTTAGGCTTTTACGACATCCTGATATTGTTGAAATTAAGCGTATCATGTTGCCACCCTCAAAGAGAGAGTTTAAAGACATATATGTTGTATTTGAGCTAATGGAGTCTGACCTGCACCAAGTCATCAAAGCTAATGATGATTTGACCCGTGAACACCATCAGTTTTTCCTTTACCAAATGCTACGTGCATTGAAATATATGCATACAG CAAATGTGTACCACCGGGATCTTAAACCGAAAAATATATTGGCAAATGCCAACTGCAAACTCAAAGTCTGTGATTTTGGATTAGCAAGAGTTGCATTTAGTGATACTCCAATGACTGTCTTTTGGACG GATTATGTGGCTACCAGATGGTACAGGGCTCCAGAGCTGTGTGgatctttcttttcaaag TATACACCTGCAATTGATATTTGGAGTATTGGCTGCATATTTGCTGAGGTATTGACAGGGAAGCCATTGTTTCCTGGTAAAAGTGTTGTTCATCAATTAGATTTGATCACTGATCTTCTTGGAACACCTTCACCAGAAACGATTGCTGTG GTTCGAAATGAGAAAGCTAGAAAATACTTGACAGAAATGCGGAAGAAACCTCCTGTGCCATTATTTCAGAAGTTTCCAAATGTAGATCCTTTAGCACTTCGTCTATTACAGAGATTAATAGCATTTGACCCGAAGGATCGGCCGACTGCTGAAGAG GCGCTGGCTGATCCTTACTTCAAAGGCCTTGCCAAGATTGAAAGAGAGCCTTCTTGTCAGCCAATTTCAAAGttggaatttgaatttgagagACGCAGGGTGACGAAGGATGATATTAGAGAACTAATATATCGAGAGATACTAGAGTATCATCCTCAGCTGCTCAAAGACTATATTAATGGAACTGAAGGCACAAATTTTCTCTATCCTAG TGCTATAGGCCAATTCAGAAAGCAGTTTGCATATCTCGAGGAAAATGGTGGAAGAAGTGGTCCGGTGATTCCTCCAGAGAGGAAGCATGTCTCCCTCCCGCG GTCTACAGTTCACTCAGGCACAACCCCTCCTATTGTACAGCATAATGCTGCTTCATCTGAGAGCCAGCAAATGACAGAAGACACTTCTAGAAATTTTAGAGTAACTGATGAAATTTCTGGAAATCATTCCAAGTTTCCACGACCTCCACCAAGAGTGCCAGCAG CAAAACCAGGGAGAGTTGTCGGTTCGGTCATGCCATATGAGAATGGGAGAAACATTAAAGATACCTATGATGCAAGAATGTTTTACAGAAATGCAGTCCTTCCCCCGCAGAATGTATCGCCACATTGTTTCTTTAGGACCAACACCATAAACCAAGAGAAGTCGGGACTAGAGTCTGGGCGGGGTTCTTCTCATGTTAAACCAGAGCCCACACAGCACAACCCTGCTGCAAAACCAGCTCATGGCTTGCCTGTTGATGTCAACATGAATCCTTATTACCAACCACAGGCCAAGGTAGATCAATTGAATGAGCGAATTGCTATTGATGCAAAGTTGCTACAGGCACAATCCCAGTTCGGTGCTGCAGCAGTTGCCGTGGCTGCACATAGGAATGTGGGAACTGTGCAATATGGATTATCATAG
- the LOC102615143 gene encoding mitogen-activated protein kinase 19 isoform X2 — translation MLPPSKREFKDIYVVFELMESDLHQVIKANDDLTREHHQFFLYQMLRALKYMHTANVYHRDLKPKNILANANCKLKVCDFGLARVAFSDTPMTVFWTDYVATRWYRAPELCGSFFSKYTPAIDIWSIGCIFAEVLTGKPLFPGKSVVHQLDLITDLLGTPSPETIAVVRNEKARKYLTEMRKKPPVPLFQKFPNVDPLALRLLQRLIAFDPKDRPTAEEALADPYFKGLAKIEREPSCQPISKLEFEFERRRVTKDDIRELIYREILEYHPQLLKDYINGTEGTNFLYPSAIGQFRKQFAYLEENGGRSGPVIPPERKHVSLPRSTVHSGTTPPIVQHNAASSESQQMTEDTSRNFRVTDEISGNHSKFPRPPPRVPAAKPGRVVGSVMPYENGRNIKDTYDARMFYRNAVLPPQNVSPHCFFRTNTINQEKSGLESGRGSSHVKPEPTQHNPAAKPAHGLPVDVNMNPYYQPQAKVDQLNERIAIDAKLLQAQSQFGAAAVAVAAHRNVGTVQYGLS, via the exons ATGTTGCCACCCTCAAAGAGAGAGTTTAAAGACATATATGTTGTATTTGAGCTAATGGAGTCTGACCTGCACCAAGTCATCAAAGCTAATGATGATTTGACCCGTGAACACCATCAGTTTTTCCTTTACCAAATGCTACGTGCATTGAAATATATGCATACAG CAAATGTGTACCACCGGGATCTTAAACCGAAAAATATATTGGCAAATGCCAACTGCAAACTCAAAGTCTGTGATTTTGGATTAGCAAGAGTTGCATTTAGTGATACTCCAATGACTGTCTTTTGGACG GATTATGTGGCTACCAGATGGTACAGGGCTCCAGAGCTGTGTGgatctttcttttcaaag TATACACCTGCAATTGATATTTGGAGTATTGGCTGCATATTTGCTGAGGTATTGACAGGGAAGCCATTGTTTCCTGGTAAAAGTGTTGTTCATCAATTAGATTTGATCACTGATCTTCTTGGAACACCTTCACCAGAAACGATTGCTGTG GTTCGAAATGAGAAAGCTAGAAAATACTTGACAGAAATGCGGAAGAAACCTCCTGTGCCATTATTTCAGAAGTTTCCAAATGTAGATCCTTTAGCACTTCGTCTATTACAGAGATTAATAGCATTTGACCCGAAGGATCGGCCGACTGCTGAAGAG GCGCTGGCTGATCCTTACTTCAAAGGCCTTGCCAAGATTGAAAGAGAGCCTTCTTGTCAGCCAATTTCAAAGttggaatttgaatttgagagACGCAGGGTGACGAAGGATGATATTAGAGAACTAATATATCGAGAGATACTAGAGTATCATCCTCAGCTGCTCAAAGACTATATTAATGGAACTGAAGGCACAAATTTTCTCTATCCTAG TGCTATAGGCCAATTCAGAAAGCAGTTTGCATATCTCGAGGAAAATGGTGGAAGAAGTGGTCCGGTGATTCCTCCAGAGAGGAAGCATGTCTCCCTCCCGCG GTCTACAGTTCACTCAGGCACAACCCCTCCTATTGTACAGCATAATGCTGCTTCATCTGAGAGCCAGCAAATGACAGAAGACACTTCTAGAAATTTTAGAGTAACTGATGAAATTTCTGGAAATCATTCCAAGTTTCCACGACCTCCACCAAGAGTGCCAGCAG CAAAACCAGGGAGAGTTGTCGGTTCGGTCATGCCATATGAGAATGGGAGAAACATTAAAGATACCTATGATGCAAGAATGTTTTACAGAAATGCAGTCCTTCCCCCGCAGAATGTATCGCCACATTGTTTCTTTAGGACCAACACCATAAACCAAGAGAAGTCGGGACTAGAGTCTGGGCGGGGTTCTTCTCATGTTAAACCAGAGCCCACACAGCACAACCCTGCTGCAAAACCAGCTCATGGCTTGCCTGTTGATGTCAACATGAATCCTTATTACCAACCACAGGCCAAGGTAGATCAATTGAATGAGCGAATTGCTATTGATGCAAAGTTGCTACAGGCACAATCCCAGTTCGGTGCTGCAGCAGTTGCCGTGGCTGCACATAGGAATGTGGGAACTGTGCAATATGGATTATCATAG